ATACGGGGAGAAAagtattatttatgtttttgatTAATTATGTAATTgttctacttaaaaaaaatataacaaaaattcTCTGCGGTGCAAGATGTAAAAAGATGGGACACTTCCAAAAACCTGCAAGCTTTGCAGATATTGTGTCCGCACTTATGGGAACCATTCACACTAAGCCAAGTAGCCGCAAACAAACTGGGTGACCCGGAGCTGATAAAGCGTCTCATATCTAATGCTTTACATCTACAATTACTGCACATTTTCATTcttttttaatcagttttttggatgTAAATATTTACAGTGGTCTTGTCTGAGGTGAAATCAATCCGTCCACGTAGCGTAAACCCATCTCGTGTCATCTAATACACCGTAAAAAAGCCGCCCCTATGAGTGAACTTTATAGGGCAAAGAGAAACTGCTCCACTGAAGGTGGGACTACAAGTACCAGACTAACTGAGCGAGGCTATCCCGGGTGGACTGTCCATCGGGCAGCGCAGAATTAACATGATCAGCGGTGATGGTAAATCCAAAGCACAGAGCGAGACGCAGTCAAATACCGTGAACAATTCCAGGAAATACAGAGGATATTTGATCATTTCTCCCCATTCTGAGACAAGGCCACGTGCCGGATAAAACTGCCGCAGAAGGAGCGCAGATTGTGCCTAAGAAGCCCCAACAttgggaccgcaaaaaactgcggATACTTGGCTTAGTGTGAATGGCTTCTCATAAGTGCGGACACAATATCTGCAAAACTTGCAGGTTTTTGGAAGTGGTGCAtcttttttagggctcatgcacacgaacatgccatgttttactgtctgcaaattgcggatcctcaaaacatggATGCTGCCCATGTGCCATCTGCAAGTTTACGGAACagtcggcccattatagaaaagcCTATTCTTATCctcaaaaaggacaagaataggacatgatctataatttttacGGGGCCACGGattggagcaatggatgcggacagcacacagagtgtggCCTActgtagtgaatgggtccgcatccaagcatcacgttcatgtgaatgcgccctaaggctactttcacatctgcgttttttctggatccggcagggttcagcaaaagcacttccgttaggataatacaaccgtctgcatccgtaatGAATGGATACGGTtctattatctctaaaatgaccaAGATGGATCCGGCgccaaaaccattgtaagtcaatgggtgccggatccgttttcttttgtgtctgagtaaactgatccggcatgaaatacaatgtaagtcaatagtgccggatccgttttcccaGACACATTATCCCTTGACACtgcatgcagcgttttgctgtccggcatgggaacgcaaccaaatggaacggaatgctaATCTGGTgactctgttcagttttgtccctattgacaatgaagggACAGAACTGAAGCGTTTTGCTCTGATATTGAGATCCTACGAcatatctcaataccggaaaggaaaaacgctgatgtgaaagtagccttaatcttgCACCACAGAGGACACTACATTCCTAGTTCAATAACTAGCACTTAATGCAACGTCCAGTACGTGGCTGCACAACCTGCCCtttaaagggctcatgcacacaaacatatttttggtccgcatttgatcagcagtttttgggggtcggatgtggacccattcacttcagtggggctgtaaAAGATTCGGACAGCAAACCAtgtgtccacatccatatgtccgtttcgtggccctgcaaaaaatagaacatgtcctattcttatccgcattatggacaaggataggactattctataGTCTGCGGAACGCATACGGCGGTATCCATGTTCTGCCAATTTTCTGACCGCAAAAAtgccaatggtcgtgtgcatgagccctaaaagagaGGACGCGGAAGCATTTGTCACCAGCAGATGCCTTCCTCGGCCTCCAAACATTTCATACAAAATCACAAGAACAACAAAAATGGTTTAGAGGTATGGGAACTGAAAAAGTTAAacgatggggggaggggggggggtacagAAAAGAAGATGACTGAACGAGAGGCGTACTGAAAACTAGATATCCAGAAGGATGGAATGACGGATAACATCCCACTATtgctaatagtgatgagcgaagcgaacTGCGGATCCTAGAACTGAAGTCGCTTCCCTCAAAACTTCtaattaatgctgtacggagatctgtctccttacagcattaaaatgtacggtCTCCAATGAGGCGAAATCTCGCAAGAGTTCATGGAATAACTGCGGCATTTAAAGTGGAAAAcgactttaaaacttggatccgaactCGGATTCGGATCCGAGGTACTCGTCGGAACCATAGGAAAACTGTGTCATTGTACTAGACTCCAATGCAtacatgccccccaaaaaagtgacctcctTCCTCCTGTCAGTTTCCTTGCGCAAATTCACTCCATTGATTTAGGCTAAATCTGCAAGTAGATCCTCAATATGCAAACTGCAGAAACTCAGGAGACATTCGAGAGTCAGCTTTAAATTTCTACAGCAGATACATAGCAGAGAAAGGGAAGGATGTATTCCTCACATTCCTGATAGATCCACCTTCTGACTTTGGCACCAAAAAATTATTTGATATTGTATGTGTCTCTCCAGCCTAAGGCCAGATTCACATGAGCTTATTACGGACATATTATCCATCTGTATTGTGCACATGTGTCCCTACCACAGGTTCAGCTGACatcaactcacagcatcatagatacATGTGCACGTAACATAGATGGATATGTCTGTTACATGTGAATCCAGCCTCATTGGAATGTGATAAATTTATCAAATTTTTGTAACAAAAAATCATAAAATCTATTCTTAATTCTAACAGAAAATCCCTGTGAGAAGCCTGAAGAAAACATCATCATGTTGTCTCTAGATTATAAAGAAGATGAAGATACCAGGCAGAGCTCTTCAGGAGAAAACTTCATTACTTGTACtgtacatccaggacttcacaATGCAGAGCCATCAAATAATTCCCCCAAGGATGAGGAACTTTCTAATGACCAATCACAGATTATTAACCCAAGTCCAAATCTATCATATAATCATCCTAAACATGAGGAAtcttctcctgaccaatcacagattaTTACTCCAAATATAGGGCAGAAACGGGGTAAAAGGTTTAATTGTGAGGAATGTGGAAAACATTTCAGATATAAGTCAGAGCTTTCTGTACACAGAaatagtcacacaggagagaagccgtattcatgttcagaatgtgggaaatgctttccATATAAATCATATCTTTTAAGAcacgagagaattcacacaggagagaagccgtattcatgttcagaatgtgggaaatgttttaacaagaAGTCAAGTCTTGATCGACacaaaagaattcacacaggagagaagccttattcatgttcagaatgtggaaaatgtttcataGAAAAACGAAGTCTTACTATACATCAACGAATTCATACAGGAgaaaaaccattttcatgttcagaatgtgggaaatgtttcatagAAAAACGAAGTCTTATTATACATCAACGATTTCACACAGGAGAAacgccattttcatgttcagaatgtggaaaatgctttAACATGAAATCAAACCTTGATCAACATAAGAGaatccacacaggagagaagccgtattcatgttcagaatgtgggaaatattttagaGATAAATCAGAGATTTtaaaacatgagagaattcacacaggagttaagccatattcatgttcagagtgtaggaaatgttttaccaagaaatcaaatcttgatcggcataaaagaattcacacaggagagaagccatattcatgttcagaatgtgggaaatgtgttACCAAGAAATCAAGTCTTGAAcaacataagagaattcacacaggagagaagccatattcatgttcagaatgtgggaaatgctttgtcAGGAAATCAAATCTTAATCAACATAAGatcattcacacaggagagaagccatattcatgttcagagtgtggtaaatgttttacagataaatcataTCTGgttgcacatcagagaattcacacaggagagaagccatattcatgttcaaattgtgggaaatgtttcacagaaaaaaaacgtCTTACtacacatcagagaagtcacaaaggagagaaaccattttcatgttcagaatgcgggaaaTGCTTTACCAAGAAATTAAGTCTTGAACAACATAAGAgaattcatacaggagagaagaCATGTTAATGTTTTGTGTAAGAATAATGTTTTACAAAGAAATTAACCACCTCCAGACTGATTGCACTTTCATGACAgcctttttttgtaaatctgacttGTCGCTTTATGTGATAACTTTGGaattcttttacttatccaaacaatTCTGACACTtttttcatgacacattgtacttcatcatAATGGTAAATTTGGGttgatacattttatttttttaaataaaggcaaAATATATGACCACCAAATATAGAAAGGCACACCTGAAGATGCAGAGAAAGCGAGAAATATTCCAAGCTCCAGTATTGCAGGCAAACTAACCCCCCACCAAGCACAGAAATGTCCAGACAAACATCTGTGTTATCTATCGGGGTAGGGGAGTAGTTTTAAGAAAGATTTGAAGACCTGCAAAAACATTAAGACCTCTGTAGACCACACCTGCCTAGACAGGGGTTTCTATGGACAGCAGTCTACATGATGCACATTTAAATAACACAATTCATTAATGCAAAcgataattacatttttagtttCAACAATTTAAAAGATAATAAATGAGCGTTTTTGGTTCAATTGCTCAATTGTTACATACATGCACATGACACGACTGTCGTCCATCTTCCATCATAATGATTATCTACTCGTCTAAATGCACAATTAGTGTAGCGATCCCAAACCTAACACTTCCTGAGGGTTACAGGGGTCATCAGATTTGAAAACTCTCAgtgcatatttaaaggggttgtccgggttcagagctgaacctggacatccctccattttcaccctggcagcccccctgacaggagcatcggagcagttcatgctccgatgctctcctttgccctgcgctaaattgcacagggcaaaggcatttttaggagttccggtgacgtaccggggctctccatggggctgacagtaaccccggtgacgtcaccggcactgatgggcgggatttagctgtgccctagccagtaaaatggctagggcagagctaaagcccgctcctcagagccggtgacgtcaccgaacacactgccgggcagaagttaccgcccggcagtgtgttattgaaaacaagagcccgtgccctgtgcggtttagcgcagggcatgggagcgcatcggagcatgagatgctccgatgctaggctcaggggggctgcctgggtgaaaataagggtatgtccgggttcagctctgaacccggacaacccctttaatacaaaggAGTACAATAATCAGGcatatacactgacgagcaaaagggtaacaatgttttgaacttttgactttcaggctccatatctcaccatccactacagcttcgaacgtgagactaccatcatctTATACACCATCATCTTGCCTATCTcacacataaattggacttgcagctatttagcatatgattagttctgcagattcttctcATATATCTGCAttattactgttttgctcctggtggtggaacaaacTTTTTCTTCTTGTAGACTACAAATTACAaactgttctcacattccctaataactcattgtgttattaggttgattccatTCCATGGTCAAGAGGCGGACCTCCAGTCAAAATATTGGAGTCAACAagttggctcatcacaaggtctatcagttctggtgcaACAAACAGGACAGTGGAGGCGGCTTGTATGCttcataatagtgagatcacagacatcGTTGCAAGCATCGTGCGATGCACATTACACAAGCTTGGAATGGTGGcccaaaaaaaggtgaagaagccttcaATCTCATCATAAAAAGTGTTGGCTCAAGTTTGGAAAAAAGtacgaacagtggacagtagaagattggaaacggcTGATTTGGAGTCCTGAGAataaagtcaatagactgggctctgatgggtgcaaatgggtctggaagaaacaagggaaaacgGGGCTAAtggatcgagaaattgaaggaactgtcaggtTGGGTGAAGGAAGCCTGATGCTacggggttgtttcacagccaaaggcgttgAGTACTTGACCAGGATTGATGGTGGTGTCAGTGCTGTGCTATACCTGGGCATCCTACATGACGAGTTACTttgtacactcgagtactatgggtatgaaaaggatgggaacatgtagaagagacctgAGAACAGATTTCGGTCAAGACCTGCTATAATCTGATTTAGACCATGCCCTGAAGGATTTAGGCAGCGCTGAaatccaaaggtggatttacaaaataataaaataataaaaattaaaatttgggaattttaggagcaaagcaGTTACATGataagaatctgcagaactaataatatgctaaatagctgcaagtcTAATGTATGTATGTAGGAAGTATAGGGATGGCTCACCCTCCAAGTTGCAAGGAAACGGGTGCTCCCCCTAAAAAGGTTACCCCAAACCTTAAAAGGGAGTCAAAAATATAGCTATGtaagaggggcacacctacatctgATTCATACCAAACTCTAGACAATATTTAATTCTAAAAATTTATTAAATACAATTTATTGTGCAAGTAAGGTACCTTATCACTCTAAAAATACAATATACATGTTTAAAATGTAACCATGCCAAGGGTTAATGCGTGCTCAACCTGAGATCGCAGCAATAAATGCAATGTCTATTTCAATAGTCTCAGCCTGTAATAATAGTGGATACAGTCTCTGTGTTGGTCCGCAATTTATCAGCGATATATCCAATATACAAGTGTGCTGAGGTAGCAAAATTTTTCCTTTGCAATACGTTGCATATATACTTTCACCGTTATAGCTCTGTTGTAATTAGCTGGTACACTGTGATATGTAATGTTAgcaggttactcactgtttggaagCAGTAAAGTGTTCGGATTTTTGTGCTTGTCCCACCTATTATCAGCACAGGTGGTCGTACCTCCGATCAACTTTTGAAGTGAGTGATGAATTTGCAACCATAGAAACAGTCCGCTTAAGTACCGGGGTAGATATGGGATTACACCTACTTAAAGATTGTGGTGACTCGATGTCTTTTACCCAGGACAAGGCAGGACTATCGTTTCTTTCGGAAATGTATTCGGATGTTGTTGCAGATTGAATAAAGATGCGCAGGTGAGCTGCGGTTTTTCTTGGTGTATACAAGTCTctacaaaaggaagaaaaatcgCAAGCTCACCTGCGCATCTTTATTCAATCTGCAACAACATCCAAatacatttcggaaagaagacaccccaaggtattccgtgaggggcatattgagtccatgaaagattgaaatttttgtcccaagttagcggaaagggagactttgtgagaaaatacaaaaaaaaatctatttccgctaacttgtgccaaaaaaaaaaaattgctatgaactcgccatgcccctcattaaataccttggggtgtcttctttccaaaatggggtcacatgtggggtatttatactgccctggcattttagggacccgaaagcgtgagaagaagtctgggatccaaatgtctaaaaatgccctcctaaaaggaatttgggccgctttgcgcatctaggctggaaaaaagtgtcacacatgtggtatcgctgtactcaggagaagttgggcaatgtgttttggggtgtcattttacatatacccatgctgggtgagagaaatatcttggtcaaatgccaactttgtattaaaaaatgggaaaagttgtcttttgccaagatatttctctcacccagcatgggtatatgtaaaatgacaccccaaaacacattccccaacttctcctgagtacggcgataccagatatgtgacacttttttgcagcctaggtgggcaaaggagcccacattccaaagggcacctttcggatttcaccggtcattttttacagatttttatttcaaactactttgcaagcatttgggcccctaaaatgccagggcagtataactaccccacaagtgaccccattttggaaagaagagaccccaaggtattttgtgatgggcatagtgagttcatggaagtttttattttttgtcacaagttagtggaatatgagactttgtaagaaaaattaaaataaataatcattttctgctaacttgtgacaaaaaataaaaagttctatgaactcactatgcccatcagcgaataccttagggtgtctactttccgaaatggggtcatttgtggggtgtttctactgtctgggcattgtagaacctcaggaaacatgacaggtgctcagaaagacagagctgcttcaaaaagcggaaattcacatttttgtaccatagtttgtaaacgctataacttttacccaaaccatttgttttttacccaaacatttttttttatcaaagacatgtagaacaataaatttagcaaaaaaattatatatagatgtcgtttattttgcaaaattttacaactgaaagtgaaaaatggcattttttttgcaataaaatcgttaaatttcgattaataacaaaaaaagtaaaaatgtcagcagcaatgaaataccaccaaatgtaagctcaattagtgagaagaaaa
The genomic region above belongs to Bufo gargarizans isolate SCDJY-AF-19 chromosome 4, ASM1485885v1, whole genome shotgun sequence and contains:
- the LOC122936225 gene encoding gastrula zinc finger protein XlCGF26.1-like yields the protein MLSLDYKEDEDTRQSSSGENFITCTVHPGLHNAEPSNNSPKDEELSNDQSQIINPSPNLSYNHPKHEESSPDQSQIITPNIGQKRGKRFNCEECGKHFRYKSELSVHRNSHTGEKPYSCSECGKCFPYKSYLLRHERIHTGEKPYSCSECGKCFNKKSSLDRHKRIHTGEKPYSCSECGKCFIEKRSLTIHQRIHTGEKPFSCSECGKCFIEKRSLIIHQRFHTGETPFSCSECGKCFNMKSNLDQHKRIHTGEKPYSCSECGKYFRDKSEILKHERIHTGVKPYSCSECRKCFTKKSNLDRHKRIHTGEKPYSCSECGKCVTKKSSLEQHKRIHTGEKPYSCSECGKCFVRKSNLNQHKIIHTGEKPYSCSECGKCFTDKSYLVAHQRIHTGEKPYSCSNCGKCFTEKKRLTTHQRSHKGEKPFSCSECGKCFTKKLSLEQHKRIHTGEKTC